Below is a genomic region from Rhodococcus sp. WMMA185.
AAGCCGAGGCCACTGCTGAACTCGCCGCCGCCCTCGCCCTGGGCCAGGAGCCCCCGAGCGGACTGGTGAACGGATCCGTCGACAACGGTGCGGGATCGATCCCCACCATCTACACCCCGATGGTTTCGGTGACCAAGGATGCCATAGCCACGGAAATCGTCGGGGACGACTGGTGGAGCGCGTCGGACATCTGCACCGACTTCTACGCAGAGGCATGCCTGAGCGCTGGAATCGGCTGACCGACCACTGGAGAGGAACAAATCAGATGCATCCACACGCCGTTCCGCCACCCGTACAGGAGTCCGAGTCATGACCGTCACTGCTGACGGCCCCAACACCGCAGATACCCGGTCCGGCCACCCACTGCTGTCGCTGAAGGGAATCTCGAAGTCGTTCGGTCAGGTGCGTGCCCTGTCGGATGTCGACTTCGAGGTCCACCCCGGTGAAGTGGTCGCTCTGGTCGGTGACAACGGGGCCGGCAAGTCGACCTTGATCAAGGTGATGTCGGGCGTCGGTCCGCCCGACTCCGGGGATATCTCCTTCGACGGCAAGCCTGTTCGCATCGTGAGCCCACACGACTCGGCCGAACTCGATATCGCCGTCGTCTACCAGGATCTCGCACTGTGCGACAACCTCGATGTCGTCGCGAACCTGTTCCTCGGACGGGAGAAGGCGGGCAAGGTGGGGTTCCCGCTCGACGAGATCACGATGGAACGTCGCTCTCGGGAACTACTCGACATCCTGGCTGTGCGCACCCTGCGGTCGGTGCGCTCGGAGGTTGGCGGCCTATCGGGTGGCCAGCGCCAAACCGTCGCCATCGCACGCGCGATGCTCGGAAACCCGAAGGTGGTATTGCTCGACGAACCCACCGCCGCACTCGGGGTCGCACAAACCGAACAGGTCCTCGCTCTGATCACCCGATTGCGTGAGCGTGGCCTCGGTGTGGTCCTCATCTCACACAACCTCGCCGACATCTTCCAGGTCGCCGACCGCATCACCGTCCTGCGTCTAGGCCGCAACGCTGGATCCTTCCGCACCGACTCGGTCAGCCGGGAGACCGTCGTCGGCGCCATCACCGGTGCGCAATCGTCGGTAGGAAACGAGGAGCCCCACTCGTGAGTATCATTCCAGCCCAACGACTCACAGCTGAGCCGGAAACTCCGGCACCACAACCGAGAGCGAGACTCGACCTGCGGGCCATCGCCCGCAAGATCGCCGAGGGGGAACTCGGGTCGGTCCGCGTCCTCCTCGTGCTCGCGTTCATCTGGATCGTCTTCTCCATCGCCAACGACCGCTTTCTGTCCCCGACCAACCTGACCAACCTGGCGCTGCAAATTGCCGGAATGGGCACGATCGCGGTCGGTGTGGTTCTCGTGCTGCTTCTCGGTGAAATCGACCTGTCCGTCGGAGCAGTCAGCGGTCTCGCCGGGGGCATCATGGCCACGACGTCGGTGCTACGCGGATGGCCCGCCTGGCTGGCAATCCTCGCGGCACTCGCAGCAGGGGCAGTAATCGGTCTCATCCAGGGCACGATCGCCACCCGCCTGCAGATTCCATCGTTCGTCATCACTCTTGCCGGTCTGCTCGCCTGGCAGGGCGCCCTGCTGGCCGTGCTGGGCGCCAACGGAACCGTCAATATCACAGACCCGACCATCATCGCGCTGGCCGGCACGTTCCTGAGCCCGGCGATCGGATGGGGTTTGGCCACGCTGTCGATTGCCGTCATCATCGGCGGTGAACTGCTGCAACGCCGGCGCCGCCGCGCCGAGAGCCTCGAAGTCGATCGGTTTGCCGTGCTGGTGCTTCGCGTCGGCGCTATCGCAGCGGCCATCGTCGCCGGGACCGCCGTCCTGAGCTCGGAGCGTGGCGTTCCGCTGTCTCTGCTGATCCTGATCGGACTGGTCGTTCTCATCAACGGGTTGCTGCGGTGGTCGACCTTCGGGCGCCACGTGTACGCGGTGGGCGGCAACGCCGAAGCCGCTCTCCGTGCGGGCATCCGAGTGAACCGAGTCCGCATCCTGGTGTTCATGCTTGCCTCCACCATGGCGGCAGCGGGCGGCATTCTTCTCGCCTCCCGGCTCATGGCTGTCAACCAGAACTCCGGCGCAAGCGACCTCCTCCTTCTGACGATTGCGAG
It encodes:
- a CDS encoding sugar ABC transporter permease, coding for MSIIPAQRLTAEPETPAPQPRARLDLRAIARKIAEGELGSVRVLLVLAFIWIVFSIANDRFLSPTNLTNLALQIAGMGTIAVGVVLVLLLGEIDLSVGAVSGLAGGIMATTSVLRGWPAWLAILAALAAGAVIGLIQGTIATRLQIPSFVITLAGLLAWQGALLAVLGANGTVNITDPTIIALAGTFLSPAIGWGLATLSIAVIIGGELLQRRRRRAESLEVDRFAVLVLRVGAIAAAIVAGTAVLSSERGVPLSLLILIGLVVLINGLLRWSTFGRHVYAVGGNAEAALRAGIRVNRVRILVFMLASTMAAAGGILLASRLMAVNQNSGASDLLLLTIASAVIGGVSLFGGRGSVWAALLGAVVIGSISNGMDLLALDSSVKFMVTGAVLVTAVSFDAITRGRRRAHGRL
- a CDS encoding ATP-binding cassette domain-containing protein, translated to MTVTADGPNTADTRSGHPLLSLKGISKSFGQVRALSDVDFEVHPGEVVALVGDNGAGKSTLIKVMSGVGPPDSGDISFDGKPVRIVSPHDSAELDIAVVYQDLALCDNLDVVANLFLGREKAGKVGFPLDEITMERRSRELLDILAVRTLRSVRSEVGGLSGGQRQTVAIARAMLGNPKVVLLDEPTAALGVAQTEQVLALITRLRERGLGVVLISHNLADIFQVADRITVLRLGRNAGSFRTDSVSRETVVGAITGAQSSVGNEEPHS